The Peptacetobacter hiranonis DNA window TTTTAATAGTTCCGGGTGGTGCTATGCTTGTTTGTCCTTGCGATTGGTTATTGCTGTTTAATTCTTTCGCTTTCATTATTCCTTCAACTTTAAAAGTTGCTAATGATAACAATATAGTTGGAAGTTCTTCATCCTCTGGAATACGTGTATAATCTCTAATAGCTTCATTTACTTTATTCAAGTAAAACTTTATAATGTTGTCCTTCGAATCATCGTCAATGTTTAAAAGCATTTTTACTTCTTCTAATTGATTATTCATCTTTAAGCATTTCTATTAATTCTTCTTTTTTTAGATTCGAATATCCCTCGAACCCATTTTCTTTTGCTAGTGCTTTTAATTCATTTACCGTTAATTCGCTTAAATCTTTTTCAACTGTTTCCGCTGCTACTTCTTCAATTTCTTCTACGGCTTTTGAAGGTTCGGGATTATAAACCACGAACCCTTGAGCCGTATATGTATCTATTAATCTATCGTCTACTTCTATTTCAACATTGCTTCTTACTAATATAGCCATATACGTTCACCTTCTTTTTATTCTTTTGCATCTGATATACTAGCGAATATTAATTTTTTCTTATTCTCTAACACAAATAAATCATGATATCTTCTGTAATCAGATTTCCAACTATTAGAACCCTGGTTGACTTCTGGACTAAATGTTCTAACCTCATCTTGTTTAGTTATTGCGACCGGTGCATTACTTGCAACTACAAGGAAGTTACAGTTTTTAGCTGAATCACCTTTTGCAAATCCTCCACCTTCTTGTCCACCCGTTTTACCGTCATTTAATTTTATAGCGCTTACCATATATTGACTTGGTGTCGCTATTATTGGGCAACCGTCAAACGCTGGGACTGTAGTATCTATTCCACCTGTTTTCCAAGTAACGTTCTGTAATTTATTCATGCACGCTTCTTCTAATGCTAGTTTTGTATCGTATGTAGCATGTATTATTAACTGTCCCATATATCCTTGTTCTCTTATTGTTTTTATAGCGTGTTTTATTTTGCTTATTACATTTTCTTTAGTTATTTCAACTGAATATTCAACATTTGTATCACTAGGAACATCAATAGCCGTTTTTATACACTTACTAAGTCTATATGCGTCTATCTCAGGTACAACTTGTGTTCTTTGGAATTCTCCCATAAGTGTTCCCATAGTTGCTACAAATCCGCTTTCGTCCACATCGTGTTTATCTAAATAGAAACTTCTACCTCTATCTTGTGTCATTTTGTATGTATAATATTTTATTTCTGCTTTACCGCCTACATAACCAGTGTTACCGGCTCTATCATAATTTGCTAATCCATCAACATTTATAGTTGGTATTTTTACTTCATCTCCACCACTATATTTAACTTGACCGGCGTTTCTATCCATCCACCCAGTAAGTAAGTTATGCGCTACGGCTTTATCTAATTCCCTTTGGAATATTTTTGCAAATTCTATATTGTTTAATCTTGCTGCCATTTTAAAACCTCCTTAAATTATCAAAAAATTAAAAAGTACCATTTATTGCATTCGCTAATTCTTGTGCAAGTTGTTGTTCGGCTGTTAAATCACCCGAATTACCACCTGCCGGAACATATTCGAACGTGTTATCGTTCGGTGTTCCTTCAACTGCGTCGAATAAATAGGATTTTTCTTTTTGTACGTTTGCTAATTGTTCTTTTATTTCTTTAGTTTGGTCTTTCGATTGTTTTATTTTGTCGAAATCCAAGTGTGCTTTCACTGATACTTCATCTCTAACCTTAAATTCATCGAAATTAGTTTTTAAAAACTCATTAAATTCTTTCTCCGCCTTTTCTGTCGCTATCTTCGTTTCTAATCCTTCAAACTTTGTTTTCCAAGATTCAGCGTCATTTTTTAACTTTTCAACATCAACACCATTAAACTTTGTATTTAGATCCTCCAATTGAGATTCAAGTTTCTCAACTTTTCCTCTCTCTCTGTTAATGTCTTTCCCGTATTCATCTAATATTTTGTCGATTACGTCAGCTTCTAAGCCTAATTCTTTTAAAAAACTTCTTTTCATTTCCTTCTCCTTCTCTCGATACGCTTTTAACGTGGTCGCCTCACTTTCGATTGCTAGTTTTACGACGTTCCGGTCAAATTTTTGTAATTTAATACGCGTATTTGCCTATTTTTTGCAAATTTGCGATATAAAATGTTAAAAATAGGCATAAAAAAAGCACCTTTCCGGTGCTAATTATTTTTTATTATCTAATTCTACTCTTTCTTTTTTTTCGCCATTGAAATATAATTCACATGTTTCTAATTCGCTTAAAGGTATATCACCCATTTTATACCTCCTAATTTTTTGCATAAAAAAAGCACCTTAACAATTCTCTGTTAAAATGCTTTATTAATTATTTCGTTTAATTTTATTTTTCATCTTCTAATATCTCCAATGTTTTTATTTCAGATTTATTTATTAAATTATCCTTTATCTCTATCATTGGTTCTTCGTCTTCATCCTCAGATTGATAAAAATATAAACATTTACCTATAACAGTTTTTTCCCCTTCAAAGTCTTCAAAAGTAACTTTTATCCTTTTACCCATACACTCTTTCATATATTTTTCAGTAATCATAACAACACAACTCCTATCTTGGAACTATATGTGTTCCATACTTTTTTGAATAACTTATCGAAAATTTTTTCGTTTCACGTTCTTCTTTAGTATATTTATCTACTACAACCCCTATAATTGAGTCACTTTCACATATTTCTTTTTCTACAAACTTACCACTATTACTTATTTTAATTATACCCGTCCCACAATATTTATCAACTAATTCTTGAGGATCTACACTTTCAAAAAGATAGCTTCCTCCCTTATAATTATTGTGTCCTTTTATATGTTTTCCTTGTCTGTCTTCAAAAATTTTTAAATTATACGATGTTTTTATTTCGTATCTTGCATTAATTCTTTTCCATTCTTTTATATGTTCATTATATCTAACTTCTACAAAATCCTCAATATTATCAGGCATAATTATGCCAACTTTTTTGAATTTTTCAAACATTTCCATATCATCTTTTGTTATATCGCTTACCCTTTCCATACTTGGAACAACAGTACAACGACAGTTAGGGTGTAGAGGTGGGAAATTTTCTCCAACTATTGCATTTTCAAGTGCTATAACTTTATTATGCTCTTCCCGACACCTTTCGCATGTCCTTGATTGACCTATAGCAGCTTTATATTTATATTTCATAAAACCTGTATCTTTATACTGTTCTAACTTAGCTTTATTTACTGCGTGCGACCTTTCAGTCCTAACTACACGCATTATATCATCTTTACTACCTTCCATACGCTTTGATATTTCGTTACAGATATTTCTACTTGATTTACCTTGATAGATACCTTTAGTTAGTTCATTCCTAACTACACCAGCCAATTTATCACGATTAGACCATATACTTTCTGAAAAATTAGCACCCGACCAAGGCTCCATTAATATTTTTGTTACTCTCTCTTTAGCTATGCTTTTAGTTGCTTCCATTCCATAGGCATAATTTACGTTTTTAGCACTATCAGAATAAGCATTCACAACACTCTTTTCTAATAACTCTTTAACTATATCATTTGAATATGTAAAACATTTATTCAGTTGTTTGTTGACTTGATAGGTTAATTGCTCAAGCCTACTAATACGCGATTTCATAGCTAATGTATTAAGCTCTAGTAATAACTTTTCATC harbors:
- a CDS encoding head-tail connector protein — its product is MNNQLEEVKMLLNIDDDSKDNIIKFYLNKVNEAIRDYTRIPEDEELPTILLSLATFKVEGIMKAKELNSNNQSQGQTSIAPPGTIKSISTGKTTITYQDTVGDTAIFNFGNKMSSDSLFSKEEKATMNRHRRMRFY
- a CDS encoding Rho termination factor N-terminal domain-containing protein; the protein is MAILVRSNVEIEVDDRLIDTYTAQGFVVYNPEPSKAVEEIEEVAAETVEKDLSELTVNELKALAKENGFEGYSNLKKEELIEMLKDE
- a CDS encoding polymorphic toxin type 50 domain-containing protein; protein product: MKSNAEYWEKRILRDKNKAINDEKKIQKQLNKIYKDTFKELEKDIMTLFQRYANDNGLTYSDAIKYLTSKEFSEWRMDLSEYIELIEKTSDEKLLLELNTLAMKSRISRLEQLTYQVNKQLNKCFTYSNDIVKELLEKSVVNAYSDSAKNVNYAYGMEATKSIAKERVTKILMEPWSGANFSESIWSNRDKLAGVVRNELTKGIYQGKSSRNICNEISKRMEGSKDDIMRVVRTERSHAVNKAKLEQYKDTGFMKYKYKAAIGQSRTCERCREEHNKVIALENAIVGENFPPLHPNCRCTVVPSMERVSDITKDDMEMFEKFKKVGIIMPDNIEDFVEVRYNEHIKEWKRINARYEIKTSYNLKIFEDRQGKHIKGHNNYKGGSYLFESVDPQELVDKYCGTGIIKISNSGKFVEKEICESDSIIGVVVDKYTKEERETKKFSISYSKKYGTHIVPR
- a CDS encoding phage scaffolding protein, whose amino-acid sequence is MKRSFLKELGLEADVIDKILDEYGKDINRERGKVEKLESQLEDLNTKFNGVDVEKLKNDAESWKTKFEGLETKIATEKAEKEFNEFLKTNFDEFKVRDEVSVKAHLDFDKIKQSKDQTKEIKEQLANVQKEKSYLFDAVEGTPNDNTFEYVPAGGNSGDLTAEQQLAQELANAINGTF